The following proteins come from a genomic window of Lycium ferocissimum isolate CSIRO_LF1 chromosome 4, AGI_CSIRO_Lferr_CH_V1, whole genome shotgun sequence:
- the LOC132052873 gene encoding thylakoid lumenal 15 kDa protein 1, chloroplastic: MAILSICSCYPKLLPNPKLHQPSSFSLYSNPQVSLNPLESPKNPLISLTESISKTTFLALLSASLFFTPNPALAFKGGGPYGAGVTRGQDLTAKDFSGKTLIKQDFKTSILRQANFKGAKLLGASFFDADLTGADLSDSDLRSADFSLANVTKANLSNANLEGALTTGNTSFKGSIIKGADFTDVPLRDDQREYLCKIADGVNTVTGNATRETLLCE, from the coding sequence ATGGCAATTCTCAGCATCTGCTCCTGTTATCCCAAACTCCTTCCAAACCCAAAACTTCATCAACCTTCTTCATTCTCCCTCTATTCTAACCCACAAGTTTCCTTAAATCCACTCGAGTCCCCGAAAAATCCTTTAATCTCTTTAACTGAATCAATCTCAAAAACAACCTTTCTAGCCCTTCTCTCAGCTTCACTCTTCTTTACTCCCAATCCAGCTTTAGCCTTTAAAGGTGGAGGTCCTTACGGTGCTGGAGTAACACGTGGCCAAGATCTAACAGCTAAGGATTTCAGTGGAAAAACATTAATTAAACAAGATTTTAAAACATCAATACTAAGACAAGCTAATTTTAAAGGAGCAAAATTACTTGGAGCTAGCTTCTTTGATGCAGATTTAACAGGTGCTGATCTATCTGATTCGGATCTTAGAAGTGCTGATTTCTCATTAGCTAATGTGACAAAAGCGAATTTAAGCAATGCTAATCTTGAAGGTGCACTTACAACTGGAAATACATCTTTTAAAGGGTCAATTATTAAAGGTGCGGATTTTACTGATGTTCCTTTAAGAGATGATCAACGTGAATATCTTTGTAAAATTGCTGATGGTGTGAATACTGTGACCGGTAATGCAACACGAGAGACATTGCTATGTGAATAG